The DNA segment TGTGTATTCCTAATTTGTCTTGATTGATTTCCCATCTACCCATTTTTCATTGCCTTTTGATAGAATTTCTTTTTTCCAAATTGGCACCTCTTGTTTAATTTTTGCTAGAATGTATTTGCAGGCCCTAAATGCATCGTTGCTATGAGGAGTTGAAAGTGCTATTATTACGCTGTTGTTGCCTAAGGCTAATTCACCTATTCTGTGAACTATTCTAATTTTTTTTATTCCATACTTATCCATCGCCATTCTTTCAATATGTTTTATCTTATTTTCGGCCATTTTTGAATAGGATTCATAATACATTCTTTGTACTTTTCCATTTATTCCAAAGTTTCTTACTGAACCTACAAAAATTAAAGTTGCTCCAGAATGACCTTCATTGTCCGCCATCGAATTTATAACATCATTTACATCAATTTCTGATTCTGTTATTCTTTGCGATGATGAGGATGACCCAAGTGTGTCGTTATTATTCCTAAAATTAAGAGGCTCATTACTGGAATTAGTTTCCAATTTATCGGTCCCTTCTTGTAAATCTCTACTACTCAATCAGCCTACCCTCCAGAAATTGGTGGTAGGAGTGCTACTTCATCATCGTTTTTTAGAATTGGGTTAGAGTTTGAATTGACAATGTGGTAATTGACAGAAATTTTTACGTTTTTTAT comes from the Candidatus Nitrosocosmicus arcticus genome and includes:
- a CDS encoding molybdenum cofactor biosynthesis protein MoaE; protein product: MSSRDLQEGTDKLETNSSNEPLNFRNNNDTLGSSSSSQRITESEIDVNDVINSMADNEGHSGATLIFVGSVRNFGINGKVQRMYYESYSKMAENKIKHIERMAMDKYGIKKIRIVHRIGELALGNNSVIIALSTPHSNDAFRACKYILAKIKQEVPIWKKEILSKGNEKWVDGKSIKTN